One window from the genome of Myxocyprinus asiaticus isolate MX2 ecotype Aquarium Trade chromosome 30, UBuf_Myxa_2, whole genome shotgun sequence encodes:
- the hax1 gene encoding HCLS1-associated protein X-1 isoform X1: protein MSVFDLFRGFFGVPDGRYRGDGRKDPFFDGMVHDDDEDEDDDNGFNYDEFNRPHRDPFDDVFRFGFSFGPGGMRFEEPQAFGQIFREMEEIFAGLGRFDERHRGVPSIEAPPPREGTEKGRRGGGSGNTLRDFMLKSPESSPHSPSLPPPSVAPKDGDSSSPPGHSNRPFSKFHDLWKDGILRPKTEEKKDGDLDSQVSSGGLDQILTPAPSQPKTRSFFKSVSVTKVVRPDGTVEERRTVRDSEGKEETTVTISGGPGAQDGPQDQTGPLMPGSSRPSADMQDDFSLFSKFFGGFRR, encoded by the exons ATGAGCGTATTTGATCTCTTCCGTGGGTTTTTCGGGGTCCCAGACGGTCGTTATCGTGGTGATGGCCGAAA GGACCCTTTTTTTGATGGGATGGTGCATGATGATGACGAAGACGAAGATGATGATAACGGATTTAACTACGATGAATTTAATAGGCCTCATCGAGACCCGTTTGACGATGTCTTCAGATTTGGTTTCAGTTTTGGTCCCGGTGGGATGCGCTTTGAGGAACCTCAGGCATTTGGGCAGATCTTCAGGGAGATGGAGGAGATCTTTGCTGGTCTAGGCCGCTTTGATGAGAGACACCGAG GTGTCCCATCAATAGAAGCTCCGCCTCCTCGTGAAGGTACAGAGAAAGGCAGGCGTGGAGGAGGAAGTGGGAACACCCTCAGGGATTTCATGTTAAAGTCTCCTGAGAGTTCTCCCCACAGTCCTTCTCTCCCTCCCCCCTCTGTGGCACCAAAGGATGGGGACTCATCATCTCCACCAGGCCACAGCAACAGACCCTTCTCAAAG TTTCATGATCTTTGGAAAGATGGTATATTAAGACCAAAGACGGAAGAGAAAAAAGATGGAG ATCTGGATTCACAGGTGTCATCAGGTGGACTGGATCAGATCTTGACTCCCGCGCCTTCACAGCCAAAGACGAGgtcattttttaaatctgttagCGTCACCAAGGTGGTCAGACCAGATGGG ACTGTAGAAGAAAGGCGAACAGTCAGAGACAGTGAAGGTAAAGAAGAAACTACAGTGACCATCTCAGGAGGACCAGGTGCCCAGGATGGGCCACAAGATCAAACTGGTCCTCTCATGCCAG GTAGTTCAAGACCCTCTGCTGACATGCAAGATGATTTCTCTTTGTTTTCTAAGTTCTTTGGAGGCTTTCGACGCTGA
- the hax1 gene encoding HCLS1-associated protein X-1 isoform X2, protein MVHDDDEDEDDDNGFNYDEFNRPHRDPFDDVFRFGFSFGPGGMRFEEPQAFGQIFREMEEIFAGLGRFDERHRGVPSIEAPPPREGTEKGRRGGGSGNTLRDFMLKSPESSPHSPSLPPPSVAPKDGDSSSPPGHSNRPFSKFHDLWKDGILRPKTEEKKDGDLDSQVSSGGLDQILTPAPSQPKTRSFFKSVSVTKVVRPDGTVEERRTVRDSEGKEETTVTISGGPGAQDGPQDQTGPLMPGSSRPSADMQDDFSLFSKFFGGFRR, encoded by the exons ATGGTGCATGATGATGACGAAGACGAAGATGATGATAACGGATTTAACTACGATGAATTTAATAGGCCTCATCGAGACCCGTTTGACGATGTCTTCAGATTTGGTTTCAGTTTTGGTCCCGGTGGGATGCGCTTTGAGGAACCTCAGGCATTTGGGCAGATCTTCAGGGAGATGGAGGAGATCTTTGCTGGTCTAGGCCGCTTTGATGAGAGACACCGAG GTGTCCCATCAATAGAAGCTCCGCCTCCTCGTGAAGGTACAGAGAAAGGCAGGCGTGGAGGAGGAAGTGGGAACACCCTCAGGGATTTCATGTTAAAGTCTCCTGAGAGTTCTCCCCACAGTCCTTCTCTCCCTCCCCCCTCTGTGGCACCAAAGGATGGGGACTCATCATCTCCACCAGGCCACAGCAACAGACCCTTCTCAAAG TTTCATGATCTTTGGAAAGATGGTATATTAAGACCAAAGACGGAAGAGAAAAAAGATGGAG ATCTGGATTCACAGGTGTCATCAGGTGGACTGGATCAGATCTTGACTCCCGCGCCTTCACAGCCAAAGACGAGgtcattttttaaatctgttagCGTCACCAAGGTGGTCAGACCAGATGGG ACTGTAGAAGAAAGGCGAACAGTCAGAGACAGTGAAGGTAAAGAAGAAACTACAGTGACCATCTCAGGAGGACCAGGTGCCCAGGATGGGCCACAAGATCAAACTGGTCCTCTCATGCCAG GTAGTTCAAGACCCTCTGCTGACATGCAAGATGATTTCTCTTTGTTTTCTAAGTTCTTTGGAGGCTTTCGACGCTGA